A window of Nicotiana sylvestris chromosome 8, ASM39365v2, whole genome shotgun sequence genomic DNA:
TTATTTGCTAAAGtcacctttctttcttttgtaacAACAACGTACTTAACTATGCCTATAACACTAAAAATGTaactcaactagatttttcaaattttggattgtcaaatacctattttactcACTACattataaacatttatcttctttttatttatttttttaacttttttaatattatgattatccctttttaatttatattatggacttacctatataataaataaattttatttataaattaaaaaataaaaagtatttaaaCATATATACTGCTAGAATAACAAATTAATGAGCATAatattaattagaataatttgttcgtaataattttagtattaataacaaaaaataaaaaaattaattgcacatttaagaatgaaagaaaaaaaggttgtaaaatatatattccatgcatgtaatacaaaaataattatttaaataaagatattttataatatacattatatatggTTGAAAGTTATGCTTAATTAAATTATTATTCTGTCATCATATGAGTTGAAaactaattttttattttataaataaaatatatttttctataGGTAAGTCCACAATGtatattaaaaagagaaaaaacttATGAtatttaaaaagttaaaaaaaattgataatttagagggtaaaataggtatttaacaatcaaaaatttaaaaaatctaATTGAATGACCTTCTGAGTGCTATATGCATAGTTAAGTGACTTTGTTAttacaaacgaaagaaaaatgactttaacagataatttgagataattgaGTGATCATTTGAGTAACGAATTCTAGAGAACACTACTTTTCCTTTAATAAGTCTTTACGTAACGCAAATTTAAAATAAACGGATCAGTAAATTTTGAATAATGAATGGCTAAAGAAAAGTGATAAACCAGAGTAATACCtcacaatattttttaacaaaaatacaaatagtaATGTTTTTGTTTCGCTTATTTCTCTTTGTATCGtcatatttattttgttttcatttaaTACAAGTTATGGTTCAAACACGTTTCCTATTGTTTGACCATCTCCTTCTCCAAGAGACCACACGGTTCGTTATTGGACGTTATCACTAGTTTAGAATTTCTATTTACAAACTTGTAAACataaaattataaaatcaaaGATACGaaaattagtttaatttaatGGAGTTAAAACAATGTGGCTATCCAAATCCTCGTCTGGTCTTCCAAAcggaaaaaaaaaaagtaataaaaCACTTGCTTCATGTGACAAgtcaaagggtcatcaccggtttttaattgtattatgtgcttccgaggccttgaaaacctcatttagagttacctcgatttgcgtgcgcagtccgggcgcgtagccggaaagcttaaatatgaaattctgtgaaaaatgatgaaatttgagtttaaaatgaataaatttgactttggtcaatattttgggtaaacggacccggacccgtgatttgacggtcccagagggtccgtaggaaaatgcgggacttgggcgtatgcccggaatcgaattccgaggtcccaagcccgagaaatgaattttatgtaaaattattttctgaaaatgtttaaggaattttgaaatgaaatctgattagaaagcgatggtatcgggcctgtattttggttccggtgcgcgacacaggtcttatatatgatttaagtcatttctgtaaaatttggttgaaaacggagtccgtttgacgtgattcggacctaaattgctaaagttgatgttttatgaagtttgagacaaatcatttgattttgaggtttgattcattatttttgaggttattttggcgatttgatcgtacgGATAAGTTCGGATgaagttgttgagttagtacgtgtgtttggttaggagccccgagggttcgggtgtGATTTGGATGTGTTTCGGACTTAGAAAACGTTGTAGGTTTCTCACCTATTGGGTTTCTGGtacttccttcttcgcattcgcgggagtacccacgcgaacgcgatgggttaattgttgctgaaggaatttctttctacgcgaacgcgtagctcaggtcgcgaacgtgaggctttgggggggggggataaccctttgcgaacgcggtcctggccacgcgaacgcgaaggccaaatgggtctgggcagggggtggggtagttgtcttacgcgaacgcgaacccTTGGACGCGAATGCGAGGGCTCGAGGAGATTactctccgcgaacgcgagcccgtgtacgcgaacgtgaaggctcaCCCAGCctgaccatcgcgaacgcgaagggtcagtctcgaacgcgaagggcattctcgcccagtgattttaaaaaggccaaaaacagaacactttcggaattttataaaaatttcacaaacctcttcttctccaaagctcttaggcgatttttgaagcttCTCTTCACTataatctcttgggtaagtaatctttaacttgttttcttcatttttcattaacacccactggatttttaggcctaaaacatgtaattaagagcagaaattagggatttgggtagagttagggttttttgattatttgtgatttagacctcgttttggggtcggatttgaaaataaattatatattcgggctcgtgggcgaatgggtgatcgggttttggttcgaacctcgtgttttgaccaagcgggcccgaggtcaatttttgggattttgggaagaatgattggaaagttataattgaacattggaattggattgtttagcacttattgatgatattgagtcaaTTATGTATAGAATCGATTGGGTTAAGccgaatttgagaggaaaagcggtgttcgtggcttgagttggccgtgaaagcttgaggtaagtgttcggtctaacctcagtttgagggattaggagttgagtcctatttgctacttgcttcttgttgagtgcgacgtataggcacggtgacgagtatctatatgttgctGTCGAGCATGGCCGTGCATCTTAAATTTGAACGTTGTTGTGCTCTTAGATGGCACTAtggatgctttaattaatgatctcctatattgagtaaagattgattttatcctcgtagatcttagttatgattgagtattgtcattaattgagctgagtacaaaatgagttaggatttggttatagctgattctcccttgccgggatgactgttTCGATATTtttgttcccttgttgggatttcttgtaattttgtgatgacttataaatgggagcgggtggtacgcctaccacaagatataatgaaatgggagcgggtggtacgcctaccacaagatatgataaaataggagcgggtggtacgcctaccacaagatataatgaaatgggagcgggtggtacgcctaccacaagatatgatgaaatgagagcgggtgatacgcctaccataagatcgATGAAAtaggaacgggtggtacgcctaccacgagatataataaaatgggagcgagtggtacgcctaccacgagatataatgaaatgggagcgggtagtatgcctatcacaagatataatgaaatgggagcgggtggtatgcctaccacaagatatgagaaatgagatcgggttgcacgcctgaaaCAAGATGAaattgaaagtgaaagttgccttatttctttttatccgttttagaagttaaattgtagtttccttattattccttgatattctgttttatctgctacccccgaagcatgttcccttTCCCaagctttgattgcttattacctgtttacttttcccgtcatatattatataactgcacaggtttatttggagtctggtcctagcctcgtcactacctcgccgaagTTAGGCCAGACaattaccagcacatggggtcggttgtgctgatgctacactctgcacttatgtgcagataccggagcagcgtTTGAGCTGCAACAttagctcgggagccagccttcagtccacctagacaccgaggtagccttgtaggCGTCTGCAAGCCCGGTGTCTACTCTATcctattttatattctgttatctcatgtattcgagacagacaatgttatctttctttcaaactgatgtatgtagtattcttagtagTTCATGGAtgatgtgacaccaggttctgggtagAGACATGTATTGGTTTCTAGATATTTgagtttcatatttatttaagactttcgCTAAATTTTATTTTTCGCTGTCATTTAAATGCTTAATCATTGATAATTTAACTAGCGAAACATGTATAAAAACGAATGAGTTAGTGGTTTATAAGTGCatggcttgcctaacttctacgagtaggcgccatcacgctcccgagggtgagaattccgggtcgtgacacttcaATACAAAAATGCAAACTTAATAAGTAGGAAAAAAAAAACgatttttttccttctttatttgCCTTTCTGGCtctaattttttcctttttttttttggtgaattGACCGTgacttattttgttttaattgcgTATTTTACTTAatgaacatatttttatatttaataattttagtTTAATATTCTCACTTTGCCTTCAATATCACCTCTTATAGAAATGATATGACATATTTAAAACTAAGAATTTAAAGGGTATTTTTGGTATGTTATACACACATTAGTTTAAGATCGtaatgtttaattttttttatattactaAAGTTTATATTAGTCAAACTAAAATACATAAAATGAATCGAATTGAAAAATGGTTATTTATTGTtcacttcatatatatatatatatatatttggacaTCGCGCATTCACGCAAAGGTCCGAGAAGGGCTGCACCTTAAGAAACGTGATGTAGATAATCTAGTCTAACGCAAGCATTAGTGACTGCTTACACGACTCAAACTCGTACTGTGGGTCACACATAGACAACTTTATTGTTGCTCTAAGATAACTTTGCCTTTTTCATTTGGTATATTTGGCTTCCTTGTCCTCATTTGTGCTTCAATAATGTGCACTATTACACATTATTGTGGGTAACTAGTTTTGTGGCCCTTTGcagatttatttttaattttatgatcctacttttttttttgtacatgaaaaatttatttttacataTAAGAGATATGTCTTTTATACataaaaaatctaaaaaatattttcttaaatttaaaattataaaagatCATGACGTACAAATAACACCACACTATTGAAGGGTAAGGTAGTAGAGACAGCCTTAAAAACAAAACTACTTTCATCCTTATTTATTTCTCCAACTAACACACCCCATCTTTCTGCAGGGTTATTTGCTTGTTCACGTGCATAAATAAAGTTTCTTAAAGAAAAACAACTGGCAAATATCATTTGCACTAAAGGAACATAATCAAAACTACTAATTGCAGTTATAATAATTATTACTTTTTACAATTTCACTTCAACACCATTTAAATGTAGGGCTTTAATATTATTTCAGTAAatataatattttcttttatttctcatCTTCTATTATAAACCGGTTTAGTGTATTTCCCTAAATATTTTAattaagagaaaaaaagaaaataatataacaATTGTTGGATTAAAAAGTTTGATAAATGGACATTGAGCCTACCTCAACtccaaaaaaggaagaagaagaagaagatataatGTGGATTTGATACCATGATAAATGGACATTGGGCCTAACTGGATTGCTCCCCACACCCACCAATGGGGGACTCAACACTCCCTCACGCCAGGCACGTAAACTGGAGCGTGGGCAATATAAattgaggtgagtcttgctttgATACCATTAAATTATAACTGAATTAGTATAAGAACCCTAGaaacgaggaagaagaagatataTGTGGCTTTGATACCATGATAAATGAACTTTAGACTTAACTCAACCCAAAAAGCTAGCTTATTAGATGAGTTGTCTAAGGCCGAGACAAATAGCCTCCCacacccaccgatgtgggactcaACAAAGTTCCTAGCATAAATTTTGTAACCTGGTGTTTGATATTTACTTTGGCGCTCCGACTTATTTGAATTTGTATCGTGTAAAGCTCATTAAAGTGAAAAATGCACTTTATTAGAATTTTGTAAATCTATAAGGCTTGAACTCGAGATCTTTAGTTGATTTCTCACTTAGCGTCCAGTATTTACTTTGGCATTTAAATTCGCATTGCGTAAAATTCATTATAGCGCGAAGTATTCTCTATTGGATTTTTTTCGTATTTAAAACTCGAATCCAAAACATATAATCCATAAGGAATCATATCAATCTCACCATAATCCTTAACGATAAAAATTTACTATTCCCTCACAACCTACTAGTggtattagaaaaaaaaaaggaacatgTTAGGGACTATATTGTAATTACAAAGTAAACAATAAACAAAACAAGGAGATGAGGGtgagaaaaaggaaaacaataaAGAAAATTGAGAAATCCAACTAAGATTTACCCAAATCAACCCCCGCCCTCCTTTTTCCCCGCGTTTTTTTCCACTTTCCACACCAATTCCTCCCTCCCAAATCAATTTATATAAAACCCCCCCTTATATTAAGCTTCTAagagaaaaatttaaaataaacaaATGAAAACAAACAGCCCCTatttctctctcctttctctcacCCAAACACACCACAAAcagtagagagagaaaaaagctGAGTTCTAGAGAGAGAAAGTAAGTGCTTTCGGAAGGGAAGCTAACTCTCTACTGCTTCTCGATCTTTGATTGGCTCCAATCGGTCTCAAAGGGGTAAGTTCATTGCTGTTTTTTTGATTTGTGGCCATGCGGAGAGGTAGAGCAACCCCGGCGGCGAAGCAAGCGGCAGAGGTTCCACCGGCGGCTGGATCTGGAGGATTAAAAGAGATTAGGTTTCGTGGAGTCAGAAAACGGCCGTGGGGAAGATTTGCGGCGGAGATTAGAGACCCGTGGAAAAAAACTAGGGTTTGGCTTGGCACTTTTGATTCAGCTGAAGAAGCCGCTAAAGCTTATGACACTGCAGCTCGGACTCTTCGGGGACCTAAAGCCAAAACTAATTTCCCTTTACTGCCGTATTCTCACTTCAATCAAACCGTAAACCCTAACGACCCGTTTATTGACCCGAGATTGTACTCACAGGAAAACCACCCGATTGTTATTCAAAGACCTACATCGAGCAGCATGAGTAGTACCGTAGAATCCTTCAGTGGGCCCAGGCCGCCGCCACGTCAGCAAACGGCGGTGTTGCCTTCGAGAAAACATCCTCGGTCGCCGCCGGTCGTGCCGGACGACTGCCGGAGTGATTGTGACTCGTCGTCTTCTGTTGTTGAAGACGGCGATTGTGACAATGAAAATGATAATATCGTTTCCTCAGTTTTCCGGAAACCGTTGCCTTTCGATCTCAATTTTCCTCCGCCGATGGATGCTGATTCTGATGATCTTCACTGCACAGCATTATGTCTTTGATGGAATATGGTTTCGAAATTTGGATCTGTTAATTATTTGAAAAAGCCCCATTTGGTTTCTTTTGTTTATTAACTATTGATCTTGAGAAAAAAAGGGGTGGAAAGAAAAAAAGATCATAGCTTTAAGGCTATTGATATGAGTCTGTTGCTGGAAGAGATTTGAACTCTTCAATTTACTTGTCCTATTTAATGTCATGTTATTTCATGATGGATGGATCAGTGTGTGTGTCTGACAATTGATCTGATTATGTGATCTTCAACTATATATTGGTTCTGGGATAATTAAGTCCTTTATTATCAGTTGAAGTCAGACTTATATACATTGACATGTAAAATTAGGGGGAACTTTCAGTTCCGTGGTGTCGTATTATGATGGGAGTTTCTAGTGTTGTTGATGTATGAGATGATGTATACTATCTCATCATTTTATATAAGAATCAAGATTTCTTCTAATCAAATATTAATTGACATGTGTTACTATCATTTATGCTTGTTTAGTGTTTTGATTCTGGTGTTAATCAGGTCTGATATTTATTCAGTATGAGTGTGTTTTTACATTATACATGGTTGAGTACTTGTATGTTGGTCTAAGGTTTAATTATTCTTTTGCTAGCGGTGATAGAAGTTGAGATTGTTAGATGTTTCATGAAGTTCCATAATTTGTTGGAGTAtagtatttatttttatttctagTGTTTTGATTTTGGTGGTAATCAGCTATAATTTTTATTTTCAGTATGAGTGCATTTTTACATTATATATGGTTGAGTGCTTGTATGTCGGTCGAAGGTTTAACTATTCTTTTGCTAGCAACGTGATAGAAGTTGAGGATATTAGATGTTTCATGAAATTCCTTGATTTGTTGGAGTATAGTATTTTGACATAGCTTATTGGTGTTCGTTCTTGAGGGATAAGCCCAAGTGCATCAGAGAGGGTTTTGCTTGAGCTGTTAAAATAGAACTCCTAGCTTTGTGAAGTTTCATGATCTTTTGCCCAAAAAACAAGGAAGTTTATTATTTGGTGATTGTCTGATAGCAAGCTAGAAATATCTGCCGTCTGCTAAATAGATATTTCTTATATAAACCATGTGTTCTATGCAGTAAAGTAAACAACATTCAATCATTTGATGATCACAATCATTCAAtattttggaacatcaagcgCTTTGACATGGCTTGGTGCTGTTCATGCTCCAAGTAATAAAGTGTAGGTGGGTCACAGAAGGTTTTCCGTTAGATGCTAAAAGGAAACAACTAGCCCTGTGGTATTTGTGGAATTGTGGTTGTTTCTGATAGTGAGCAAGCAAGTTTGTAAAGTAGTGATTGTTTGATAATAAGAAGTGAAGTCTTCTGCCAAATAGATGTACTTCTTATCTATGTCAACCAAGTGTTGTGTGGAGTAAAGAAACATTATTCAATCATTTGATAGTCATTCTTTTACAAATGATCACCATGTATTATGTTTCAACCTAAGGTTTCTCTGTGAATATTCCCTATCAGCTACAATTTGTTGCTGGAGTTTATGATCTTGCTGTTTGGATTGTTTCTCTTTTCAGATATAGATGTTTGAACTTGAACTGCTGCTTTCACTTAAATTATAGAGCCATCTTATCTAAACATTGGAAGCACTAGTAGCTGTTATTACACTTACCACATTCTAGCGGTGCATGATTTCTTTCACTCCATGTTTTTACGTTTTGTTAGATTTTTATAGTCTAGTTGGATTCTTTTAATCTGGTCATTACTTTACATCCTTACCTTATTAAACTTACCTTAATTTGGTGAAATTTTCTGCAGCGCTAATTTAAGTGTGTTTGTATCTATTTCTGGGTGTTTTAGGCATTCCCATGTTCTTTCGCAGCATGTGTTTATGTGATTGTTAACTTATTATTAGGTCTTGTTCCATTCTTCAAACAGGTCATTATGTTACATAGGTACCTTTTTAAACTCGTCTTAATTTGGTTACACTTTCTGCAGTGCTAATTAAAGTGTGTTCATATCTAACCAGGAAACATGTGTCTATTTGTGAGTGTTGTCTGCATTCCCATGCCAAAGCTTTTCTCTCATGATTAATTCTCTGGACCTCCAAATTTGTTATCTATTCTCTGATATCCTGTATTTGCGGAGTTTTTAGGATTAGTGTAATTCAGTACATAATTTTATAAGATGGAGactttattttcttgcttttTATAGTCTAATGTTTCCTTAATCTGTCATTTGTATCACTTCTCCAGTGTTCTCTTTTTCTGTTCTTGTTTGTACTGTGAACTTTTAGTGAAGTTTCTATGCTGAAGGAGCAGCAAATACATGAAAAAATTTGATAGCATCTGCCAGCGGCGGATTTAGGGGGCCGAAGGGGTTCATCCCCGAACCCCTTTCGGCGGAAAATTACAATGTATATACAAGGCAAAATTCGTTTTGTGCctctatatattatatattttaacCTTTTTTTTGAATCCCTCAGCAGAAATTCTGCCTCCGCCACTGGCTTCTGCCCGGATCAACTCCTAAACTATCTGCTGGATGTTTCTAACTTCTGATATTTAACCCTGTTATATTGCATCAAAGCTGGTTATCATATGTGTGGAAGAAATTTATGAGAAACGTTGTGGAAGACGTTTGCTTT
This region includes:
- the LOC104221411 gene encoding ethylene-responsive transcription factor 3-like: MRRGRATPAAKQAAEVPPAAGSGGLKEIRFRGVRKRPWGRFAAEIRDPWKKTRVWLGTFDSAEEAAKAYDTAARTLRGPKAKTNFPLLPYSHFNQTVNPNDPFIDPRLYSQENHPIVIQRPTSSSMSSTVESFSGPRPPPRQQTAVLPSRKHPRSPPVVPDDCRSDCDSSSSVVEDGDCDNENDNIVSSVFRKPLPFDLNFPPPMDADSDDLHCTALCL